The proteins below are encoded in one region of Aeromonas veronii:
- a CDS encoding MFS transporter, whose translation MSKGGNPALLVLVVLIALNLRPFLTAIGPLAGQIDGRLAMGMDNLAWVTLLPLLLIGVGVLCTPALLGRTSAGVLLGAALLLLALGSALRFDLTSGALLIASAALCGLGSALVQGVLPGLIKGAFARRVPLVMGIFSACMMGGGALGAMLSPRLAGLIDWSRVLALWSLPVLLALAWLLWRVRLPRPAPKPPLQTEQRLVALPRSWLLITCFGIINSGYGIVVAWLAPAYMAQGWSAQSSGELVAWLALAQTLSGLGLPLLAARREDRRPWMGIAITLQVLGFGGLWLAPQTAPILWCLLCGAGLGGSFSLIMVIALDHLPDPRRAGSLSALMQGFGFMLAATGPWVAARLHHISGDFASAWQWQLGGLALMSLLVLRLNPLHYPSVMRLPVTGETAVPLVGKTNAPLAAQSNTPA comes from the coding sequence ATGAGTAAGGGCGGCAACCCGGCCCTGCTGGTGCTGGTGGTGCTCATCGCCCTCAACCTGCGGCCCTTTCTCACCGCCATCGGCCCGCTGGCGGGGCAGATAGACGGGCGCCTCGCCATGGGCATGGACAACCTCGCCTGGGTCACCCTGCTGCCCCTGCTGCTCATCGGTGTCGGCGTGCTCTGCACCCCGGCGCTGCTCGGGCGCACCAGCGCCGGCGTCTTGCTCGGCGCCGCCTTGCTGCTGCTCGCGCTCGGCAGCGCCCTGCGCTTTGACTTGACGAGCGGCGCCCTGCTTATCGCCAGCGCCGCCCTCTGCGGCCTGGGCTCGGCCCTGGTGCAGGGGGTGCTGCCCGGCCTTATCAAGGGGGCGTTTGCCCGGCGAGTGCCGCTGGTGATGGGGATCTTCTCCGCCTGCATGATGGGGGGCGGAGCGCTCGGCGCCATGCTGAGCCCACGGCTCGCGGGCCTCATCGACTGGTCACGGGTGCTGGCGCTCTGGAGCCTGCCGGTGCTGCTCGCGCTCGCCTGGCTTCTCTGGCGGGTGCGGCTGCCGCGCCCGGCGCCTAAGCCTCCGTTGCAGACAGAACAGCGTCTCGTCGCCCTGCCCCGCAGCTGGCTGCTGATCACCTGCTTTGGCATCATCAACAGCGGCTACGGCATCGTCGTGGCCTGGCTCGCGCCCGCTTACATGGCTCAGGGCTGGAGCGCACAATCCTCGGGTGAGCTGGTGGCCTGGCTGGCCCTGGCCCAGACCCTGAGCGGCCTGGGGCTACCGCTGCTGGCGGCACGCCGGGAGGACAGGCGCCCCTGGATGGGGATTGCCATCACGCTGCAGGTGCTGGGCTTTGGCGGCCTCTGGCTGGCTCCGCAAACGGCCCCCATCCTCTGGTGCCTGCTGTGCGGCGCAGGGCTCGGCGGCAGCTTCTCCCTCATCATGGTGATAGCGCTCGATCATTTGCCGGATCCGCGCCGGGCCGGCAGCCTGAGCGCCCTGATGCAGGGATTTGGCTTCATGCTGGCGGCGACCGGACCCTGGGTGGCGGCGCGCCTGCATCATATAAGCGGGGATTTTGCCAGCGCCTGGCAGTGGCAACTCGGCGGATTGGCGCTGATGAGCCTGCTGGTGCTGCGGCTCAACCCCTTGCACTACCCGAGCGTGATGCGCCTGCCCGTGACTGGCGAGACGGCTGTCCCCTTGGTTGGCAAGACGAACGCTCCCCTGGCTGCCCAAAGCAATACACCGGCCTAG
- a CDS encoding LysR family transcriptional regulator, whose product MLDPQLLRSFVAIIETGSFTRAGDRVHLTQSTISQQMRRLEEQLGCPLLDRTGRTVTTTVAGEKLLGLARRILALLEEARERVSEASQPLRLGVPEDFAAGAMAPVLGAFARDYPAVRLEVASGLSHEIWQRFEGGELDLALIKQTRGQGDPVARWREPLAWVDSRDWPAATRDPVPLVVFPSEGLYRRQMTDALDERGLRWRIAYVSASLASLQGAVSAGIGVSLLPSRLVQGDQVELTDWPPMRAVELALHRGEEGGEALRRLSEALIALCDEVMGPR is encoded by the coding sequence ATGCTGGATCCCCAATTACTGCGCAGTTTCGTCGCCATCATCGAGACCGGCAGCTTTACCCGGGCCGGGGATCGGGTCCATCTGACCCAGTCCACCATCAGCCAGCAGATGCGGCGCCTTGAGGAACAACTCGGCTGCCCGCTCCTTGATCGCACGGGCCGCACCGTGACCACCACGGTGGCCGGGGAGAAGCTGCTTGGACTGGCGCGGCGCATTCTGGCGCTGCTGGAGGAGGCCCGGGAGCGGGTGAGCGAGGCGAGCCAGCCCCTGAGGCTCGGGGTGCCGGAGGATTTTGCCGCCGGTGCCATGGCCCCGGTGCTGGGGGCCTTCGCCCGGGACTACCCTGCCGTGCGACTGGAGGTGGCAAGCGGGCTGAGTCACGAGATCTGGCAGCGTTTCGAGGGGGGCGAACTGGATCTGGCGCTCATCAAACAGACGCGGGGGCAGGGGGATCCTGTCGCCCGCTGGCGCGAGCCGCTCGCCTGGGTCGACAGTCGCGACTGGCCGGCGGCAACGCGGGATCCCGTGCCTTTGGTGGTGTTCCCAAGCGAGGGGCTCTATCGGCGGCAGATGACGGATGCGCTGGATGAGCGAGGGCTGCGCTGGCGCATCGCCTATGTCAGCGCCAGCCTCGCGAGTCTGCAAGGGGCGGTGAGCGCCGGTATCGGGGTGAGCCTGTTGCCGAGCCGGTTGGTGCAGGGCGATCAGGTCGAACTCACCGACTGGCCCCCCATGCGGGCAGTGGAGCTGGCCCTGCATCGGGGGGAGGAGGGCGGGGAAGCCCTTCGCCGCCTGAGCGAGGCCCTCATCGCCCTGTGTGACGAGGTGATGGGGCCGCGCTGA
- a CDS encoding nucleoside deaminase, whose product MSPHAQSGTGLVNSLTALSDPNHQEWLEQTLHLALTHRQQGGRPFAALLVREGKLVASAVNRMLEAGDPTRHAEMEALREASQQGPLKGAVVYASGHPCPMCLCALVMNGIQAVYYAFDNADATPFGFDSSASYDRLRLPLSPPPLPLIKLNSPIPASALYGSQHE is encoded by the coding sequence ATGTCGCCCCACGCCCAGTCCGGTACCGGCCTCGTCAACTCCCTCACCGCCCTCAGCGACCCCAACCATCAGGAGTGGCTTGAGCAGACCCTGCACCTGGCGCTGACCCATCGCCAGCAAGGGGGCCGCCCCTTCGCCGCCCTGCTGGTGAGAGAGGGAAAACTGGTGGCGAGCGCGGTGAACCGCATGCTGGAAGCCGGGGATCCCACCCGTCATGCGGAGATGGAGGCGCTGCGAGAAGCGAGCCAGCAGGGGCCGCTCAAGGGCGCCGTGGTCTACGCCAGCGGCCACCCCTGCCCCATGTGCCTGTGCGCGCTGGTGATGAACGGCATTCAAGCGGTCTACTACGCCTTCGACAATGCCGACGCGACCCCCTTCGGCTTTGACAGCAGCGCCAGCTACGACCGGCTGCGGCTCCCTCTCTCCCCGCCGCCCCTGCCGCTCATCAAACTCAACAGCCCCATCCCGGCCTCAGCCCTCTACGGCAGTCAGCATGAGTAA
- a CDS encoding DMT family transporter, protein MPLPRLLLLTLLTLVAFAANSVLCRLALFEERMDPALFTLLRLTSGALVLFLLCSARRPTPARQGDWAGALCLVIYGAAFSFAYLTLTTGTGALLLFAAVQLSMLAPPLLRGERLPPFQWAGLLLAMAGLILLLLPGISAPDPLGAVLMVAAGIAWACYTLRAPRFSDPVAANAGHFLMASLPAALLYLWLGQLNASPTAIGYALASGGLASGLGYALWYQVLPQLGRTLAASIQLLVPPLALLAGLILLDESGSWRLLLSSLGILGGIALVIAGRTPQGDKS, encoded by the coding sequence ATGCCGCTACCCCGCCTGTTGCTGCTCACTCTGCTGACCCTGGTGGCATTCGCCGCCAACTCGGTGCTCTGCCGCCTGGCACTGTTTGAAGAGCGCATGGATCCGGCCCTGTTCACCCTGCTGCGCCTGACCAGCGGCGCCCTGGTGCTGTTCCTGCTCTGCTCGGCGCGCCGTCCCACGCCAGCGCGCCAAGGAGACTGGGCTGGCGCCCTCTGCCTCGTCATCTACGGCGCCGCCTTCTCCTTCGCCTACCTGACCCTGACCACAGGCACCGGCGCCCTGCTGCTGTTCGCCGCCGTCCAGCTCAGCATGCTGGCCCCGCCGCTGCTGCGTGGCGAGCGGCTTCCCCCTTTCCAGTGGGCCGGCCTGCTGCTCGCCATGGCGGGGCTTATTTTGCTGCTGCTGCCCGGCATCAGCGCGCCGGATCCCCTGGGGGCCGTGCTGATGGTCGCCGCCGGCATCGCCTGGGCCTGCTATACCCTGCGCGCGCCGCGTTTTAGCGATCCCGTCGCCGCCAACGCGGGCCACTTCCTGATGGCCAGCCTGCCTGCGGCCCTGCTCTATCTGTGGCTGGGGCAACTCAATGCCAGCCCGACCGCCATCGGCTACGCCCTGGCATCAGGGGGGCTCGCCTCCGGTCTCGGCTATGCCCTCTGGTATCAGGTGCTGCCCCAGCTCGGGCGCACCCTGGCCGCCAGCATCCAGCTACTGGTGCCCCCGCTCGCCCTCCTGGCCGGGCTCATCCTGCTCGATGAGTCGGGATCATGGCGGCTGTTGCTCTCCTCCCTGGGTATCCTCGGGGGGATAGCGCTGGTCATCGCGGGGCGCACCCCGCAAGGAGACAAATCATGA
- the rsmS gene encoding pleiotropic regulatory protein RsmS — MSLENAPPEIKLAVDLIELLETNDIDPALALAALAIVQRDYERKIQQAAHTQAASTDPDRGGSAG, encoded by the coding sequence ATGTCACTGGAGAACGCCCCCCCCGAGATCAAGCTTGCGGTGGATCTTATCGAACTGCTGGAGACCAACGACATCGATCCGGCTCTGGCCCTGGCGGCGCTCGCCATCGTGCAACGAGACTATGAGCGCAAGATCCAGCAGGCGGCGCACACCCAGGCCGCCAGCACCGACCCCGACCGAGGGGGGAGTGCTGGCTAA
- the rluF gene encoding 23S rRNA pseudouridine(2604) synthase RluF, with the protein MLADESMRLNKYISESGICSRREADRFIEQGNVFINGKRAGIGDQVFAGDLVKVNGQVIEAREADSLVFIVLNKPVGIVSTTEAGEKDNIVDFVNHSTRIFPIGRLDKDSQGLIFLTNHGDLVNKILRAGNDHEKEYLVTVDKPVTDEFIRGMGAGVPILGAVTKKCKVKKEAPFVFRITLVQGLNRQIRRMCEHFGFEVTKLERIRIMNVSLKGLPVGEWRDLTDDELIELFKLIEDSSSEVKPAKGAAPASKPVAKAASGAAGKTAQGKKPRRSDDHEIGGRPNVPGPEAFESKGPTKGAAGKGGAGKQAGGKGAPAKGGKPVAAGKPRTNQGGRQKKGR; encoded by the coding sequence ATGCTGGCCGATGAATCCATGCGCCTGAACAAATACATCAGCGAGAGCGGTATCTGCTCGCGCCGCGAGGCGGATCGCTTCATCGAGCAGGGCAACGTCTTCATCAACGGCAAACGCGCCGGCATAGGGGATCAGGTGTTTGCCGGGGATCTGGTCAAGGTCAACGGTCAGGTGATCGAGGCGCGGGAAGCAGATAGCCTGGTGTTCATCGTGCTGAACAAGCCGGTGGGCATCGTCTCCACCACGGAGGCGGGGGAGAAGGACAACATCGTCGACTTCGTCAACCACAGCACCCGCATCTTCCCCATCGGCCGACTCGACAAGGATTCCCAGGGGCTCATCTTCCTCACCAATCACGGGGATCTGGTGAACAAGATCCTGCGGGCGGGCAACGATCACGAGAAAGAGTACCTGGTGACCGTCGACAAGCCGGTGACCGATGAATTCATCCGCGGCATGGGGGCCGGGGTGCCGATCCTCGGCGCCGTCACCAAGAAGTGCAAGGTGAAGAAGGAAGCCCCCTTCGTGTTTCGCATCACCCTGGTGCAGGGGCTGAACCGCCAGATCCGCCGCATGTGTGAACACTTCGGCTTCGAGGTGACCAAGCTCGAGCGCATCCGCATCATGAACGTCAGTCTCAAGGGGCTGCCGGTGGGGGAGTGGCGCGATCTCACCGACGACGAGCTCATTGAGCTGTTCAAGCTCATCGAAGACTCCTCCTCCGAGGTGAAACCCGCCAAGGGGGCGGCGCCTGCCAGCAAGCCGGTGGCCAAGGCTGCAAGCGGTGCGGCTGGCAAGACGGCGCAGGGCAAGAAGCCCCGCCGGAGCGACGATCACGAGATTGGCGGACGTCCCAATGTGCCGGGACCCGAGGCGTTCGAGAGCAAAGGCCCCACCAAGGGCGCGGCAGGCAAAGGCGGTGCTGGCAAACAGGCCGGGGGCAAGGGGGCACCGGCCAAGGGCGGCAAGCCGGTCGCCGCGGGCAAACCGCGCACCAATCAGGGCGGACGGCAGAAGAAGGGGCGCTAA
- the gdhA gene encoding NADP-specific glutamate dehydrogenase, with amino-acid sequence MSHSLSQADFLAQVAKRNPYQPEFIQAVSEVVASIWPFIERHPRYLQHGLLERLVEPERLVQFRVSWVDDQGQVQVNRGYRIQHSSAIGPFKGGMRFHPSVDLSVLKFLAFEQTFKNALTTLPMGGGKGGSDFDPKGKSEGEVMRFCQALMLELYRHLGANTDVPAGDIGVGGREVSYMAGMMKKLTNSAECVFTGKGLSFGGSLIRPEATGYGLLYFVEAMLAHRGQSLAGMTVSVSGSGNVAQYAIEKAMALGAKVVTASDSGGTVYDPDGFTPEKLARLMELKNEQRKRVADYAHELGLEFFTGRTPWHLPTQVALPCATQNELDESDAAALIAGGVQLVAEGANMPSSAAAIQAFHAAKVLFAPGKAANAGGVATSGLEMSQNAQRLSWTREEVDARLKGIMNSIHSTCVRYGQDGDHHVNYESGANIAGFVKVADAMLAQGVC; translated from the coding sequence ATGAGTCATTCCCTCTCCCAGGCCGACTTTCTGGCCCAGGTGGCCAAGCGCAACCCCTATCAACCCGAGTTCATCCAGGCGGTGAGCGAGGTGGTCGCCTCCATCTGGCCCTTTATCGAGCGCCATCCCCGCTACCTGCAGCACGGTTTGCTGGAGCGCCTGGTGGAACCGGAGCGGCTGGTGCAGTTTCGGGTGAGCTGGGTCGATGACCAAGGCCAGGTGCAGGTGAACCGCGGCTATCGCATCCAGCACAGCTCCGCCATCGGCCCCTTCAAGGGCGGCATGCGCTTCCACCCCTCGGTGGATCTCTCCGTGCTGAAATTCCTCGCCTTCGAGCAGACCTTCAAGAACGCCCTCACCACCTTGCCCATGGGCGGCGGCAAGGGGGGCAGCGATTTCGATCCCAAGGGCAAGAGCGAGGGGGAAGTGATGCGCTTCTGCCAGGCGCTGATGCTGGAGCTCTATCGCCACCTGGGTGCCAACACCGACGTGCCGGCCGGTGATATCGGCGTCGGCGGGCGCGAGGTGAGCTACATGGCGGGCATGATGAAGAAGCTCACCAACAGCGCCGAGTGCGTCTTTACCGGCAAGGGGCTCTCCTTTGGCGGCAGCCTCATTCGCCCGGAGGCCACCGGCTACGGCCTGCTCTACTTCGTCGAAGCCATGCTGGCTCACCGCGGCCAGTCGCTCGCGGGCATGACGGTATCGGTGTCGGGTTCGGGCAACGTGGCCCAATACGCCATCGAGAAGGCGATGGCCCTCGGCGCCAAGGTCGTGACCGCCTCCGACTCTGGCGGCACCGTCTACGATCCGGACGGCTTCACCCCCGAGAAGCTGGCCCGATTGATGGAACTCAAGAACGAGCAGCGCAAGCGGGTGGCGGACTACGCCCATGAGCTCGGGCTCGAGTTCTTCACCGGCCGTACCCCCTGGCACCTGCCGACCCAGGTCGCCCTGCCCTGCGCCACTCAAAACGAATTGGATGAGTCGGACGCCGCAGCCCTGATCGCGGGCGGCGTACAACTGGTGGCTGAGGGGGCCAACATGCCCTCCAGCGCCGCCGCCATCCAGGCGTTCCATGCCGCCAAGGTCCTGTTCGCTCCGGGCAAGGCCGCCAACGCCGGTGGGGTCGCCACCTCCGGCCTCGAGATGAGCCAGAACGCCCAGCGCCTCTCCTGGACCCGGGAAGAGGTGGACGCCCGCCTCAAGGGGATCATGAACAGCATCCACAGCACCTGTGTGCGCTACGGCCAGGATGGGGATCACCATGTGAACTACGAGAGCGGCGCCAACATCGCCGGTTTCGTCAAGGTCGCCGACGCCATGCTGGCGCAAGGGGTCTGCTGA
- a CDS encoding DUF3955 domain-containing protein produces MVKFGVFLMGLGVASFMAFSLMGSSLDEAGCLHEPFALLPLGYLLLLAGACIGIAGVIRARRRPRPASTD; encoded by the coding sequence ATGGTCAAATTCGGTGTTTTTCTGATGGGGCTGGGGGTCGCCAGCTTTATGGCATTCAGCCTGATGGGATCCAGCCTGGATGAAGCGGGATGCTTGCATGAGCCTTTCGCCTTGCTCCCCTTGGGCTATCTGTTGCTGCTGGCGGGCGCCTGCATCGGCATTGCCGGGGTGATCAGGGCGAGGCGCCGACCAAGGCCGGCCTCGACAGACTGA
- a CDS encoding PLP-dependent aminotransferase family protein, whose product MSRYGQLADQLQQQIESGVWRPGERIPSIRQSCKTHHLSPMTVLQAYQLLESRGLVLARPQSGYYVKAAASPQRISAPQQAHYSGSVDINDLVFEVLQASKSRDLVPLGMAVADPVLFPHPQLGRALGSCMRRLDPFSTVADLPPGNETLRRAIARRYADDGLLVDPQEIIITTGAMEALSLSLQVLTEPGDWVVVESPTFYGALQAIERLQLKAVEIPVTPGVGIDLALLAQALAQRPIKACWLMGNVQHPLGHTMPDGHKEALMQLLNAHRVPLVEDDVYAEIYFGRERPRPLKHWDARGDSLLCSSFSKCLAPGFRVGWVVAGPHAERIQRLQLMSTLSTNVPSQLALADMLRQGGVDAHFRRLRHTLAQRQQQMRAALLRLLPLDVRISSPDGGYFLWLEFDERLDSRALHARALACGFSLAPGALFSSQGQHNHCLRLNSSHPWSPELEAALGQLAELIRQQLDKPLLR is encoded by the coding sequence ATGTCCCGCTACGGCCAACTGGCAGATCAGCTGCAGCAGCAGATAGAGAGCGGCGTCTGGCGGCCGGGGGAGCGCATCCCCTCCATCCGCCAGAGCTGCAAGACCCATCATTTGAGCCCCATGACGGTGCTGCAGGCCTACCAGCTGCTGGAGAGCCGCGGCCTGGTGTTGGCGCGGCCCCAGTCCGGTTACTACGTCAAGGCCGCCGCCTCCCCCCAGCGCATCAGCGCCCCCCAGCAGGCGCACTACAGCGGCTCGGTGGACATCAACGATCTGGTGTTCGAGGTGCTGCAGGCGAGCAAGTCCCGGGATCTGGTGCCGCTCGGCATGGCGGTGGCGGATCCCGTCCTCTTCCCCCATCCCCAGCTCGGCCGGGCGCTGGGCAGCTGCATGCGCCGGCTCGATCCCTTCAGCACGGTGGCGGATTTGCCCCCCGGCAACGAGACGTTGCGCCGGGCCATCGCCCGCCGCTACGCGGACGATGGCCTGCTGGTCGACCCCCAAGAGATCATCATCACCACGGGAGCCATGGAGGCGCTCTCCCTCAGCCTGCAGGTGCTGACCGAGCCGGGAGACTGGGTGGTGGTGGAGTCTCCCACCTTCTACGGCGCCCTGCAGGCCATAGAGCGTCTGCAGCTCAAGGCGGTGGAGATCCCGGTCACCCCCGGGGTTGGCATCGATCTTGCGCTGCTGGCACAGGCCCTGGCCCAGCGCCCCATCAAGGCGTGCTGGCTGATGGGCAACGTCCAGCATCCACTGGGTCACACCATGCCGGATGGCCACAAGGAGGCGCTGATGCAGCTGCTCAACGCCCACCGGGTTCCTCTGGTGGAGGACGACGTCTATGCGGAGATCTATTTTGGCCGCGAGCGGCCGCGCCCGCTCAAGCATTGGGACGCTCGGGGGGACAGCCTGCTGTGCAGCTCGTTTTCCAAATGCCTGGCGCCGGGCTTTCGGGTCGGCTGGGTGGTGGCGGGCCCCCATGCCGAGCGCATCCAGCGGCTGCAGCTGATGTCGACCCTGTCGACCAATGTGCCGAGCCAGCTGGCGCTTGCCGACATGCTGCGCCAGGGCGGGGTGGATGCCCATTTTCGGCGCCTGCGCCACACCCTGGCCCAGCGCCAGCAGCAGATGCGGGCCGCTCTGCTGCGCCTCCTGCCCCTGGATGTGCGCATTTCCTCCCCCGATGGCGGCTACTTCCTCTGGCTGGAATTTGACGAGCGTCTCGACAGCCGGGCCCTGCACGCCAGAGCGCTCGCCTGCGGCTTTTCCCTGGCGCCCGGGGCGCTCTTTTCCAGCCAAGGTCAGCACAACCACTGCCTGCGCCTAAACAGCTCCCATCCCTGGAGCCCAGAGCTGGAGGCCGCCCTCGGCCAGTTGGCGGAGCTTATCCGGCAGCAGTTAGACAAACCCTTGTTGCGTTGA
- a CDS encoding GyrI-like domain-containing protein produces the protein MTAPIRFEQGRPMLLGGIRRHHLFSQGDFGGQWHDFGALGPLPGQLGEHAYGVICGADERGCEYLCAVEVNALEVLPPTLGRMRITAQTYAVFLHQGHVDTLPQTWQAALAWLAQSSYESAHKPDFERYGPEFDAQTDSGEVEVWLAVLPRQATA, from the coding sequence ATGACAGCCCCCATCCGATTCGAGCAAGGTCGCCCCATGCTGCTGGGGGGAATACGCCGCCATCACCTGTTTTCACAGGGGGATTTCGGCGGCCAGTGGCACGACTTCGGCGCGCTGGGCCCCTTGCCGGGCCAGCTCGGGGAACACGCCTACGGGGTCATCTGCGGCGCCGACGAGCGCGGCTGCGAATACCTGTGTGCGGTGGAGGTGAACGCCCTGGAGGTGCTGCCCCCCACTCTTGGCCGGATGCGCATCACTGCCCAGACCTATGCCGTCTTCCTGCACCAAGGCCATGTGGATACCTTGCCCCAGACCTGGCAAGCCGCACTGGCCTGGCTCGCACAATCCAGCTATGAGTCTGCCCACAAGCCGGATTTCGAGCGCTACGGCCCCGAGTTTGACGCCCAAACCGACAGCGGCGAGGTGGAAGTCTGGCTCGCCGTGCTACCAAGGCAAGCCACCGCCTGA
- a CDS encoding acyl-CoA thioesterase, which translates to MTPPRELTLQFLAEPADVNFGGKVHGGMVMKWIDQAGYACAAGWCGGYAVTVYVGGIRFLRPIQIGQLVEVHAQVIHTGTTSMHLAVDVYSRHPTSRERHKTTHCIIIFVAMDEHGKPDKVPQWQPVSEGDLQLQQYALKLMALREEIDKEMRQHL; encoded by the coding sequence ATGACCCCACCCCGCGAGCTGACCCTGCAGTTTCTGGCCGAGCCCGCCGACGTGAACTTCGGCGGCAAGGTGCACGGCGGCATGGTGATGAAGTGGATCGATCAGGCGGGTTACGCCTGCGCCGCCGGCTGGTGTGGCGGCTATGCCGTCACCGTCTACGTGGGGGGCATCCGCTTCCTGCGCCCCATCCAGATAGGCCAGTTGGTGGAGGTGCACGCCCAGGTGATCCACACCGGCACCACCAGCATGCACCTGGCGGTGGATGTCTACAGCCGCCACCCCACCAGCCGGGAGCGCCACAAGACCACCCACTGCATCATCATCTTCGTCGCCATGGACGAGCACGGCAAACCGGACAAGGTGCCCCAGTGGCAACCGGTGAGCGAGGGGGATCTGCAGTTGCAACAATACGCGCTCAAGCTGATGGCCCTGCGCGAGGAGATAGACAAGGAGATGCGCCAGCACCTGTAG
- a CDS encoding tellurite resistance TerB family protein — MKQILDQLLGSGKSWLNDGGDSRKAQMKGMAQGGLAAGAMALLLGNKKIRKYGGKVAAVGGAAALGGLAYKLYQDWQSQQGGAAQPAQPLDSLQGQALDARATLLVRAMVAAARADGHIDDAERQKIQQYLTEQGQSDAARWIDAELARPLDPQALAREVTDMEQATEVYLASLLTVEVDHFMERGYLDELARALRLDDNLKGSIEKQVAQLGSPS, encoded by the coding sequence ATGAAACAAATACTCGATCAACTGCTCGGCAGCGGCAAGAGCTGGCTCAACGATGGCGGCGACAGCCGCAAGGCCCAGATGAAGGGCATGGCGCAGGGCGGCCTGGCGGCCGGGGCCATGGCTTTGCTGCTCGGCAACAAGAAGATACGTAAATATGGTGGCAAGGTGGCGGCGGTGGGCGGTGCGGCGGCCCTCGGTGGTCTCGCCTACAAGCTCTACCAGGACTGGCAATCCCAGCAGGGCGGGGCGGCGCAACCAGCCCAGCCTCTGGATTCCCTGCAGGGACAGGCGCTTGACGCCCGTGCCACCCTGCTGGTGCGTGCCATGGTGGCGGCGGCCCGGGCCGATGGTCACATCGACGACGCCGAGCGCCAGAAGATCCAGCAGTACCTGACCGAACAGGGGCAGAGCGATGCGGCCCGCTGGATTGACGCCGAGCTGGCCCGCCCGCTGGATCCCCAGGCCCTGGCCCGGGAGGTCACCGACATGGAGCAGGCCACCGAGGTCTACCTCGCCTCCCTGCTCACCGTCGAGGTGGATCACTTCATGGAGCGCGGTTATCTGGACGAGCTGGCCCGTGCCCTCAGGCTCGATGACAACCTCAAAGGCAGCATAGAGAAGCAGGTGGCCCAGCTGGGGTCGCCGAGCTGA